The Ptychodera flava strain L36383 chromosome 3, AS_Pfla_20210202, whole genome shotgun sequence region ACTGCTACACTTAAACGTCCTCAGTGGGCGATACTAAATGGGAGGTCAGGCAAAAGGTCGCGAAAGGTGTGGCGTTATCTTTCGGAGATAATACTGACACGGTCCAAGAAGACTTGTAAGGGGTAGTTCTTTCAACAGAGGAGTTACTTTGATTTTGGACAGCATTTGGAAAGCACCGCAAAGTTCTATGTAACCACAGCTTACCAgactatgagagagagagagagagagagagagagagagagagagagagagagagagagagagagagagagagagagagagagagagagagagagagaggagagagagagagagagagagagagagagagagagagacagacagacagacagacagacagacagacagacagacagacagacagacagacagacagacagacagacagacagacagacagacagaaacagagaaaGGGAGAGACTGTAAGACAGATACGGAGACAATCAAGGAAAATATACATAGATGGAAGAAACTTGGAAGAGAACCAGAAATAAGGACAGAAATAGACAACGACAGTAAAAAAGAGACACCGTCAAGCAAACAATGTCAGGCAGAAGAGATGGGGCTGAGAGGGAGGTTTTTTGTCATCGCAACCATTGCTGCCATTGGATATATCTAGACATCAGTTCTCAgggttttttttcagttcaaaatGGAATGGACAGCACATCGATGAAATTGTCTGAGAATCGTGCGAAAAACATAATGCTGATTTTATTTCATCGTGGAGATCGGAAGAGGCAGCCAGCCCCATGCAGCCAAATGCAAAAGATAAAAACTTCATTGATTCGCATCACGATCTGTACAAACCCAGGGTGGGCAACGCGACGCTATAAAGTAATACGATAAAAAGATGTTCAAACAGTAAGCCTTCCGTATTCAGTGGTGATCGACAACGGACAATTTCGACAAACATAATTTAAATGATTGAAacattttaattatcacctcTTCTGTTCTTGAAAAAGGAAAGCTATCATTTGGAAGCTTCACGATGAAAAAAACTAACCATTCTCTGTATTACTTAGTGAATTTCAATTACTTTACTACCACTACGCTCTACATCGTCTCTTTCTCAATATTGTGAGCTTAGGTATGAAATGTAGATAATCAATGGTCCGGATGTTTGATGCGACCCCGtgaaaaagtttgtttcatttttacGTTTAACTTTGATGCATTGTACGGTGATGATTGCTTCTTGTATCTGCTGTTACGAAGTGAGCGTCCAGACagtaaattcacaaaatacgatTCTGAATCGAAACGGGGAGAACTGAAGAGGGATTTGGAATCGAAACGAATCAGTCACACTCTAGACGCAAACACGTTTTCATTCAGCAAGTTTAAGTCgattttgttttacaaatgaTCGCTTAACAGCAGGAGCCAATTTAATCTAATGTAGGATTGAAGTTCGACCATTAAGCCAGAATACGAAAAGTCAGGAAGCCATCGATTACGAGACAGGATATCAGAGCGGGGTCTGTGTCAGCAAATACGACAATTAGACGCTCGCTGagatttttaatgaaattacAAACTTTCGACTGGAGTAAGCACAGCGAGCGATTCATCGAGCAATTACACGGTCGTTAGGAGCTTTTCAGACCGACGCGTGCGTTCGCTAATTGGCGGgaaaaatacatgcaaatatcTCCGCTTGCGCGACATGAAATGATCGTCTGTAAGACATAAGACACTTTCAATAGGTGACAGGGCATTTCAATGAGAAGTGACGCatctttgactttcaagaagTGCTCCGAGAGCTGGGCTTTTTCATGAAGTGCGACAAAGTAAACCGTCTTTGTGCAAGGAAGCGTCATTACACTAATTTGAATCAATCATTTTTGTTCCACTGATGTTAAACTTAAAATTacgaatttatatatatatatatatatatatatatatatatatatatatatatatatatatatatatatatatatatatactgacaAATTACTTGAAGTACAAAGTACTAACAGGTGTAACTTAAGTTTCATACATCTCAAAATCTTCAGAGATGTATAACACTTaagtaacatacatacatacatacatacatacatacatacatacatacatacatacatacatacatacatacatacatacatacatacatatgatagatagatagatagatagatagatagatagatagatagatagatagatagatagatagatagatagatagatagatagatagatagatagatagatagatagatagatagatagatagatagatagatagatagatagatagatagatagatagatagatagatagatagatagatagatagatagatagatagatagatagatagatagatagatagatagatagatagatagatagatatgctCAGGAACCTCGTTTGCCAAAGACTGCTGTGTTTAATTGGAAATGATCAATGGTTAGGATGTTTTTTTCCCAAGGCCATAACTTTTTGCATTGGAATGCAGAGAGTGATACAAGCTCAGGTGTCTTAGGAGGAAACTTGTCATCCGTAGGTATGAGTATAGGAAGATAGGGAGTTGTTGTTAGGTTTCGGGTAAACGTCTTAATGGTTCTGTTGGGAACTTGAATCTGTGCAATAAAGCTAAAATAGCTCCTGCACGAGAAATTTTCGGAGGGAAATTCACGTTTCTGAACTAAACACTCGATCACGCAGTGACTTCTGACAGGCCAAGATGATACTtactcaaaacaaaacaagataaAATGAATCTGCgttgagagagaaagaatactGCGATAAAAGTATACCGCTGCCCTGATGGGACACACTAACCAGAATGACAAAAAACGCATGTGCAATTCGAGATGACCCCGAGCAGGGGGGAGAGCCGATGTCGGTGTTTGACTATTCTGTTATatcacttgacattatgaatagACGTATCGTGTTTTGTCGCCCATATAATTTGTGGCGTGCAGAGCGTTACTGCGGAATAAAGCAGTGAAGTGTGTATGAAGAAATCTAGCCCGCTTTTTTCAATCTATTGGCGACACACATGAACAGAAGGATTTGCGCCGTAATTCTAATGTTGAAGTCCTGAAAATTGTACTGAGTTGTTATACATAACGTGTTGGACGACCATGTGGCcgcataaataaaaaaaacgacCAGATTTTCTAGTATAGTTTATGAGTCACTGAAAATGTGTGTGTCTCCATACGGGTACCTGGTTTGGTTCCCTGCCAGACGATTAACAAGCAGGGGTTTCCCATTTTTTCCTTGTAATCTAATCATTTTGTGTTTATTAAACATACCGAAGAAAAATAACCATCATCAAAATGCTGGGAATTCGTTTGGTAATTCAATTCTTCACGGTACATAATTCGTGCCCGTTCATATTCATCCTGTTGAGaaacagtgaaaaataataAGCGTTTACCATTCTTGCCTCAGTCTGACATGCGCCACGCTCTGCTAATCAGTTTACTGAGGCAAATCACGTCACACAAAACGAACATTTATTTCGAAAGTAAACTGCGGCTTTTGTGAAATCTGTCACAGAACGCAGACAGAATTTTTATCAGATGATCATTTGTTGCCATTACGTAACAAATAAAAATTATGTGACGCTTTGGATTCAACtactatatacatacatacatacatacatacatacatacatacatacatacatacatacatacatacatacatacatacatacatacatacatacaacatacatacatacatacatacatacatacatacatacatacatacatacatacatacatacatacatacatacatacatacatacatacatacatacatacatacatacatacatactccaagtgtttctgaaatttggtgtCTTCTCTTACAGTGTGAAGACGGCACTCTACTCGGCAAGCACGACAAATGCATGGGCGGTTCCAGATTTATGAAATGGAAGTGCGAGTGCGAATGGCCGTACGAGTGTGATTACTCGCCCGCCCACAAGTCCTACGTCTGCATGGGTGCTGAAGATTACGACAGGTAAAATGAAGTCCTGTACATTCATAGAGTTAAACGACGTGTGCATATTGCGGATTACTTGTTGGGTGGTATGGCTGTGCCGGTGAATGAATGGCGTGGATTAAGGTGATCGGGTTGAGCGAGTGAGTTGTTCGGTATTTGATGTCAGTGGAATGACCACGCGTTACGATTTGTGGTAATGCGGATCATGGAGACTGTGGGCACGGCGTCTCTGACCTTCAAAACACGTGATTGCCTCATTCGTCATCCCGTCTCCGAGTTCACGTTATTTTGCTCGGCACATTTTAGTTCGACATCCTACACGGGAACAAAAACGAGACAATTTTTGGAATATCTGGTTGGGAAGAGTGGAGACCTTGACTCGGGATTTGAAATTTAATCGCCGTGAGGTTAATAGATTGCGCCAGAATATTACTTTGGTGTCCCGCTGTCTTGTCATTTCGCATCGAGTCATCGGTTTGATAGTTTGCAGTCCGTGAAATATTTGCAACGTTATTGCAGAAATCTGTGCCGAAGTAACTTATTCCAGGCTGTCGTCACGTGACATCGGACTTACATGATATCTAGTTTTTAAATTCTCCATCATTTTTGGACATCTCATGCTGATGAGGTTAAGGATGTGTGGTTAATTCCAGGCATGATCACAAAGAGAAAGTAAAGGTCTGTTTTGTATCATCATCCTTCGGCGCGTTTAGCGTCTTAAACTTTCAACAATGACGTTCTTCAAAGTTTAACTTAGTTTAGAACCGTGAAAGCTTCGACGCGACGGCCCCGTCTATTCGCTAATTTCGACCAATTTGAGCTCAACAATACGCCGGGAATACACCCCAATTTATAACGGCTTGATTCTTTAACAATATGTGTGCAATTTCAATCGTTAGATTTGTCTCACATATGTCCTATGGTCCCTTGAAAGTTGCagtaattttatgataaaagtCTCCCATGCGGGAGCATGCAGTAATAATGCTTGGTGAAAATCAGTTGTCCGATGTTTTACTCGTTAGTTTTTATATCTAATTTGTACATCTCAACATTTGTTGgcatttttaccattttattttggtttatatatatatatatataatatatatatatatatatatatatatatatattatatatatatgtgtgtgtatatatatatatatatatatatatatatatatatatatatat contains the following coding sequences:
- the LOC139129875 gene encoding uncharacterized protein isoform X1, yielding MRTTLLATTVVLSFVVLFSKADSNYAGVGRSVKIPCEDGTLLGKHDKCMGGSRFMKWKCECEWPYECDYSPAHKSYVCMGAEDYDSDLREALKRFVL
- the LOC139129875 gene encoding uncharacterized protein isoform X2; this translates as MRTTLLATTVVLSFVVLFSKADSNYACEDGTLLGKHDKCMGGSRFMKWKCECEWPYECDYSPAHKSYVCMGAEDYDSDLREALKRFVL